A part of Neodiprion pinetum isolate iyNeoPine1 chromosome 4, iyNeoPine1.2, whole genome shotgun sequence genomic DNA contains:
- the LOC124217291 gene encoding cilia- and flagella-associated protein 43-like, giving the protein MKAKTSEWKSHWIRGGKIPHVAWIGKDVLAWCSGVHIIFYDVVQKTEKVQSYVKHSQGEGACCLSGHPTLPLFAFAEKVSNPRVLVYNYPSMKRISECLKGGPSGYLATAFMEHEHLITLASYPHFQLAVWSWRTGEQFTTMATHIKDIDRQMIATTYSGHTMIAQLGKESGKLTVWQMRICGKIVSLKFKDVKLPHGERINAATWSPEPGPPTLGILDESCHMYVLQHDTTVPTKIAQTQRCSECVDIEASDICWYRGGLVLKTTFCQIRYYKKTTESNHWHRIWMVKLQTHPYLLTSHPFKTDRLFFHTLEGDLIQLEVPDEPDTATPGMVTHLQRGRFYRFFNWIYPWGHHLTAVDNDTDLGVLETHTGKEICRINLEMSGSVSRLTSRRDLPLVALTSNTGEFTLVGICEPKQPLILAQYHLHREDLNLLKFSYSGSYIAAGFSLTGTCFCIASKVGSQFEVMARLEVNRQISDVLLYDNMGHLRLFVLCVTSRHAVISNQILLYDLPNGQTHFSAASCIIELRDSFQNLQYSPVSVYQVLGSPYLTRQLQVLGFRGWQEVTLLEATPSDHQVRQTKIFSDSRWITTCSRDGIVVVRKGDKLRTRVAFIMSHHRQNLGVVKGIMKPSGDVIISLGHDGSLVCNKLFEDSEPEDSGTDDRSFTELRGVIAKESEWRTYVSKDDYATLDPGVVKMLTQARVHFAPASECKDQTWIEWKRSLKIAAETKEHAATRASIQSSIAALKATVAHLINVNEACAEIEQLPISAFDLDKVSRDQKLKAARDEREDVRCMLEWNCTGMDRVADWIKESFWEKQQVQAQSICSIFGRFKVLNYPTVPTDREDAILLNWAQFSKQFTNSVVDFSTNFYPWIAPFNKVQDIMAQSTMKLEHSLSVVDEKQRMDGILEEDEEDAVVDEVELLNQRMLEGMTTYRFIEPSEHYYSQFELYSYAQMMTESQMVSHDVQRLRAYFNKLFNDVYAIKEREMNLVMERNDRIRHIDSELYLLFNQRVSEVPQDPVWDQTETPESLVKVVDSEVEVAPYISPSAQDILNKQAAEANRLRLLLLADDFRERALTAMMDGVLEVRWEDLIKKDILKPQCMLTKTTDAYSAEDVLAVQQYEKEVETLSQEREKYKRILEADYSKVSGSLKDGIKRFEQRLREFFVTRIRVESAIQQLGLRFWRGCYRNMRRQQMYESEERLKLTISQKEAEIVSLSEEVRRQQSAIADLKGHYETACNREKWQEKKFKTEFPGLAKVGHDLLKRHYKRRPRSIQKAIPSTYLKEMGKAVLSVAKPFFLMGECLDYLKALDALDVRPASLPPFIDPMHWDHLVRLRRLKVDSEMRVKSALADIAEAEHTVVEFNKLIANLKTEIEMLGEKLNAERLARVNFDQDVEVQFVLKMGQIEVALNSDASTATAILIPRSAIEEVNVVISIAGTAKLNAMKKTINFGRGINFKEWDHKTRKMRIEDLREELYCVERITVTKEVQEYLKRKAKGFKEDRTQQQLERELELLRRNWEKQLMDWVYKLAAIGAKITAIKKKNSLLDKRIGTMNVVRCEMELQRDVDVESKALVYRKNKMDVLAERSRLVRKLQDNYSELLVLQTEYELLRLRRFPAFKFFKTLDDDLAK; this is encoded by the coding sequence ATGGCAACCCATATTAAGGACATAGACAGGCAGATGATAGCGACGACTTACAGCGGGCACACCATGATTGCCCAGCTCGGCAAGGAGTCTGGCAAGCTGACCGTCTGGCAGATGAGAATATGCGGAAAAATCGTCAGCCTTAAATTCAAGGACGTAAAATTGCCACACGGAGAGCGTATCAATGCGGCAACGTGGAGTCCAGAACCAGGGCCTCCGACTCTAGGAATTCTTGACGAAAGCTGCCACATGTATGTGCTGCAGCACGACACAACCGTCCCAACAAAAATTGCACAGACGCAGAGATGTTCCGAGTGCGTAGATATCGAGGCATCCGATATCTGCTGGTATCGCGGTGGTCTTGTCCTCAAAACGACGTTTTGCCAGATACGATACTATAAGAAAACGACGGAAAGTAATCACTGGCATAGAATATGGATGGTAAAACTTCAGACCCATCCGTACTTACTGACATCACATCCGTTTAAAACTGaccgtttgttttttcacacTCTTGAGGGTGATCTAATCCAGCTTGAAGTACCTGACGAACCTGACACCGCAACTCCTGGCATGGTCACACACCTCCAGCGTGGTCGCTTTTATCGCTTTTTCAACTGGATTTATCCTTGGGGCCACCATCTTACCGCCGTCGACAATGACACGGACCTCGGCGTTCTGGAAACTCACACGGGAAAGGAGATCTGCAGAATCAATTTGGAGATGTCCGGATCTGTATCACGTCTTACTTCAAGAAGAGATTTGCCTTTAGTCGCGTTGACCAGCAATACTGGAGAATTTACGTTAGTCGGTATCTGTGAGCCCAAACAGCCGTTGATTCTTGCGCAATACCATCTCCATCGGGAAGATCTGAACCTACTGAAATTCTCCTATTCCGGGAGTTATATTGCAGCAGGATTCTCACTAACAGGCACCTGCTTTTGCATCGCGAGCAAGGTTGGTTCGCAGTTTGAAGTCATGGCTCGCCTCGAGGTCAACCGTCAAATATCGGATGTTCTGCTCTATGATAATATGGGGCACCTGAGGCTTTTTGTGTTGTGCGTTACATCGAGGCACGCAGTCATCAGCAATCAGATTCTCCTATACGATCTCCCTAATGGTCAGACTCATTTCTCGGCTGCTAGCTGCATCATAGAGCTACGAGACAGTTTCCAAAATCTGCAGTACAGTCCGGTCAGTGTTTACCAAGTACTTGGCTCACCGTATCTTACGAGGCAGCTGCAAGTCCTTGGGTTTCGGGGTTGGCAAGAGGTCACTCTTCTGGAGGCGACACCCTCAGACCACCAGGTAcgtcaaacaaaaattttcagtgatAGTCGGTGGATAACGACGTGTTCGCGTGATGGAATCGTTGTGGTCAGAAAAGGAGACAAACTGAGAACACGTGTGGCGTTTATAATGTCGCATCATCGCCAAAACTTGGGTGTCGTCAAGGGAATCATGAAACCCTCCGGCGACGTGATCATATCGCTTGGACACGATGGTTCTTTGGTGTGCAACAAATTGTTTGAGGACAGCGAACCGGAAGATTCCGGCACGGATGATCGGAGTTTCACTGAATTAAGAGGGGTTATTGCAAAGGAGTCCGAGTGGCGGACGTACGTTTCCAAAGATGATTACGCAACGCTGGATCCAGGCGTTGTGAAGATGCTTACTCAGGCTCGGGTACATTTCGCCCCCGCGTCTGAGTGCAAGGATCAAACTTGGATAGAATGGAAACGGTCGCTAAAGATTGCTGCAGAGACAAAGGAACACGCGGCAACCAGGGCTTCGATTCAAAGTTCCATCGCCGCTCTCAAGGCAACGGTTGCCCACCTGATTAATGTCAACGAAGCTTGTGCAGAGATCGAACAACTACCAATATCTGCATTTGACTTGGACAAGGTAAGTCGTGATCAGAAGCTAAAAGCGGCTCGGGACGAACGAGAGGATGTTCGCTGCATGCTGGAATGGAATTGTACGGGAATGGATCGTGTCGCTGATTGGATAAAGGAGTCATTTTGGGAAAAGCAACAGGTCCAAGCGCAATCAATTTGTTCGATTTTTGGTAGGTTCAAAGTACTTAATTATCCCACCGTTCCAACTGATCGGGAGGATGCTATTTTGCTCAACTGGGCACAGTTCTCCAAGCAGTTTACAAACAGCGTGGTTGATTTTAGTACAAACTTTTACCCATGGATAGCACCATTCAACAAAGTACAGGACATCATGGCACAGTCAACTATGAAACTTGAACACAGTTTGTCGGTAGTCGATGAGAAACAACGGATGGATGGAATACTTGAGGAGGATGAAGAAGATGCGGTAGTCGACGAGGTAGAACTGTTGAACCAGAGGATGTTGGAGGGTATGACAACTTACAGGTTCATTGAACCCTCGGAGCATTATTATTCTCAATTTGAATTATATAGTTATGCTCAAATGATGACAGAGAGTCAGATGGTGAGCCATGATGTGCAGCGCTTACGAGCTTACTTTAATAAGCTTTTTAACGATGTCTACGCCATCAAGGAACGCGAGATGAATCTTGTTATGGAAAGAAATGACCGCATACGACACATCGATTCTGAATTGTACCTTCTTTTCAACCAAAGGGTTTCCGAAGTCCCACAAGATCCTGTTTGGGATCAAACGGAAACACCTGAGAGTCTGGTCAAGGTGGTCGATTCGGAGGTTGAGGTGGCACCATACATTTCACCCTCCGCCCAAGACATACTGAATAAGCAGGCTGCAGAAGCAAATCGTTTAAGGCTGCTGCTACTTGCCGATGACTTTCGAGAGCGGGCATTGACGGCTATGATGGATGGAGTCCTCGAGGTCCGCTGGGAGGATCTGATCAAAAAGGATATACTAAAGCCGCAGTGCATGTTGACTAAGACAACGGATGCATACAGCGCTGAAGATGTGTTGGCTGTGCAGCAATATGAGAAGGAAGTCGAGACTCTGTCGCAAGAGCGAGAAAAGTATAAGAGAATCCTCGAAGCTGATTACTCGAAGGTCAGCGGATCCCTGAAGGATGGTATCAAGCGGTTTGAACAACGTCTGCGAGAGTTTTTCGTGACTAGAATTCGCGTCGAATCGGCTATTCAACAGTTGGGACTTCGATTCTGGCGTGGCTGCTACCGAAACATGCGTCGACAACAAATGTACGAGAGTGAAGAGAGACTCAAGCTCACGATCAGCCAGAAGGAGGCGGAGATCGTAAGCTTGAGCGAGGAGGTCCGGAGACAGCAGTCCGCCATAGCAGATCTCAAAGGACATTACGAGACTGCTTGTAACCGTGAAAAGTGGCAAgagaagaagttcaaaaccGAATTCCCTGGACTGGCCAAGGTCGGCCACGATCTTTTAAAGCGGCATTACAAACGTCGTCCGCGATCAATACAGAAGGCCATTCCTTCGACGTATCTCAAAGAAATGGGTAAGGCTGTCTTAAGTGTGGCCAAGCCTTTTTTCCTTATGGGAGAATGTCTGGATTACCTCAAGGCTTTGGATGCGCTCGATGTTCGTCCTGCGTCGTTGCCACCGTTCATCGATCCAATGCACTGGGACCATTTAGTACGTCTTCGCCGCCTCAAGGTGGATAGCGAGATGCGCGTGAAGTCTGCCTTGGCGGATATTGCCGAAGCAGAACACACCGTGGTCGAGTTTAACAAGCTGATTGCAAATCTCAAGACGGAAATAGAAATGCTTGGTGAGAAGCTGAACGCCGAACGTCTGGCTAGAGTGAATTTTGACCAGGATGTCGAGGTACAGTTCGTTCTGAAAATGGGTCAGATCGAAGTCGCCCTGAACAGTGACGCATCTACTGCGACGGCTATTCTTATACCACGATCGGCAATCGAGGAAGTTAACGTTGTCATCAGTATCGCCGGGACCGCGAAGCTCAACGCGATGAAGAAGACGATAAACTTTGGGAGAGGGATTAATTTCAAGGAGTGGGATCACAAAACGCGCAAAATGCGGATTGAGGACCTTCGCGAGGAGCTGTACTGCGTGGAACGGATAACTGTTACTAAAGAGGTTCAAGAGTATTTGAAGCGAAAGGCGAAGGGCTTCAAGGAAGACAGAACGCAGCAACAGTTAGAAAGAGAGCTAGAGCTGCTGCGAAGAAACTGGGAGAAGCAGCTCATGGACTGGGTCTACAAATTGGCGGCTATCGGAGCGAAAATTACGgcaattaaaaagaaaaactctcTCCTCGATAAGAGGATCGGTACGATGAACGTTGTGCGGTGTGAAATGGAGCTCCAGAGAGACGTTGACGTTGAGTCCAAGGCACTCGTatatcgtaaaaataaaatggacgTCCTCGCTGAGCGTTCTCGTCTCGTGCGAAAACTGCAGGACAATTACTCAGAATTGTTGGTCTTGCAAACAGAATACGAACTTTTACGACTACGTCGCTTTCCAGCtttcaaattcttcaaaaCCCTGGACGATGATCTCGCCAAGTGA